A window of Saccharomyces eubayanus strain FM1318 chromosome XII, whole genome shotgun sequence contains these coding sequences:
- the DIP2 gene encoding snoRNA-binding rRNA-processing protein DIP2: MVKSYQRFEQAAAFGVIASNANCVWIPASSRTNNGSGPGQLITSALENVNVWDIKTGDLVTILSDGLPPGASDAKGSKPAECTYLEVHQDTNLLAVGYADGVIKVWDLVSKTVLLNFNGHKAAITLLQFDITGTRLISGSKDSNIIVWDLVGEVGLYKLRSHKDAITGFWCQGEDWLVSTSKDGLIKIWDLKTQQCIETHIAHTGECWGLAVKDDLLITTSTDSQVKIWKLNMENDKMGEKLTEMGIFEKQSKQRGLKIEFITNASDGVSFFYIQNADKTIETYRIRKEEEIARGLKKREKRLKEKGLTDEEIAKSIKDSYSSLILHPFQTVRSLYKIKSASWTTVTSSKLELVVTTSNNTIEYYSIPYEKRDPTSPAPLKTHTIELQGQRTDVRSIDVSDDNRLLATASNGSLKIWNVKTHKCIRTFECGYALTCKFLPGGLLVILGTRSGELQLFDLASSSLLDTVEDAHEAAIWSLDLTSDGKRLVTGSADKTVKFWDFQVEKTLVPGTKDKFVPMLKLNHDTTLELNDDILSVRISPDDRYLAISLLDNTVKVFFLDSMKFYLSLYGHKLPVLSIDISFDSKMIITSSADKNIKIWGLDFGDCHKSLFAHQDSIMSVKFLPESHNFFSCSKDAVVKYWDGEKFECIQKLYAHQSEVWALAVSTDGSYVVSSSHDHSIRIWEETEDQVFLEEEKEKELEEQYEDTLLTSLEEGNGDDAFKGDATGEIVEDEASGVHKQTLESLKAGERLMEALDLGIAEIEGMEMYNKDMKLWQRKKLGEAPMKPQGNSVLIAVKKTPEQYIMDTLSRIRASQLEDALMVMPFSYVLKFLRFTDAVMKNKTLLHNHLPLICKNLFFIIKFNHKELISQKNEELKLQINRVKTELRNALKSTEDDLGFNVQGLKFIRQQWNLKHNYEFVDEYDQQEKDNSGARKRVFERVI, from the coding sequence ATGGTCAAGTCATACCAGCGTTTTGAGCAAGCCGCTGCTTTCGGTGTGATAGCGTCGAATGCAAACTGTGTTTGGATACCTGCTTCATCTAGAACTAATAATGGTAGTGGGCCAGGGCAATTGATCACAAGTGCTCTCGAAAATGTTAACGTATGGGACATCAAGACAGGAGATTTAGTTACTATCTTGTCCGATGGCTTGCCTCCAGGTGCCTCTGATGCAAAGGGCTCCAAGCCAGCAGAGTGTACGTATTTGGAAGTACATCAAGACACTAATCTGTTAGCTGTCGGTTATGCAGATGGTGTTATTAAGGTTTGGGATTTGGTATCCAAGACAGTGCTCTTAAACTTTAACGGTCACAAGGCGGCTATAACATTATTGCAATTTGATATCACCGGTACAAGGTTGATTTCCGGTTCCAAGGACTCCAATATCATTGTATGGGACCTTGTTGGTGAAGTTGGTCTTTATAAGTTAAGGTCACATAAGGATGCCATTACTGGATTTTGGTGCCAAGGAGAAGACTGGCTAGTCAGTACGTCAAAGGATGGGTTGATTAAAATATGGGATCTGAAAACACAACAGTGTATAGAGACACATATTGCGCATACTGGAGAGTGCTGGGGCCTTGCGGTAAAAGACGACTTACTGATTACAACCAGTACGGATAGTCAAGtcaagatttggaaattgaACATGGAGAATGACAAAATGGGCGAAAAGCTAACTGAAATGggcatttttgaaaagcaaaGTAAACAACGTGGGTTAAAGATCGAATTCATAACGAACGCATCCGATGGAGTCTCGTTCTTTTACATCCAAAACGCAGACAAAACTATTGAAACTTATAGAATCAGAAAAGAGGAGGAAATAGCAAGAGgtttaaagaaaagagaaaagagattaaaagaaaagggtTTAACAGATGAGGAAATTGCAAAATCTATTAAAGATTCTTACTCCTCACTCATTTTACACCCTTTCCAAACTGTAAGATCACtgtataaaataaaatctGCATCATGGACAACAGTTACAAGCTCCAAATTGGAATTGGTCGTAACCACATCGAATAATACCATAGAATACTACTCTATTCCATACGAAAAAAGAGATCCAACAAGCCCTGCACCTCTCAAGACGCATACTATTGAATTGCAAGGTCAAAGAACAGATGTTCGTAGTATTGACGTTAGTGATGATAACAGGTTGTTAGCCACCGCATCCAACGGTTCATTAAAGATTTGGAATGTTAAAACACACAAGTGTATCAGAACTTTCGAATGTGGATACGCACTAACCTGTAAGTTTTTACCAGGTGGGTTACTGGTCATCCTAGGGACAAGAAGCGGTGAATTACAGCTCTTCGATCTAGCATCATCAAGTCTCTTAGATACCGTTGAGGATGCACATGAAGCTGCTATTTGGTCTTTAGATTTGACTTCTGATGGTAAAAGACTAGTCACCGGTTCCGCAGATAAGACTGTCAAATTCTGGGATTTccaagttgaaaaaaccTTAGTACCAGGTACTAAGGACAAATTTGTACCCATGTTGAAACTAAACCACGACACAACTTTGGAATTGAATGACGATATTCTAAGTGTACGGATCTCCCCCGATGACAGATATTTGGCCATTTCATTATTAGACAACACCGTTAAGGTATTTTTCTTAGACtcaatgaaattttatCTAAGTTTATATGGGCACAAATTGCCTGTACTGTCTATTGATATTTCATTTGATTCGAAGATGATTATCACATCTTCAGCGGacaaaaacatcaaaattTGGGGGTTAGATTTTGGTGACTGTCACAAATCTTTATTTGCTCATCAAGATTCGATTATGAGTGTAAAATTTTTACCAGAGTCTCACAATTTCTTCAGTTGCTCTAAAGATGCAGTGGTAAAATATTGGgatggtgaaaaatttgaatgTATCCAAAAACTATACGCACATCAAAGTGAAGTCTGGGCACTAGCGGTTTCTACTGATGGTAGTTATGTTGTCTCCTCATCTCACGACCACAGTATAAGAATTTGGGAAGAAACCGAAGACCAAGTGTTTttagaggaagaaaaggagaaagaACTTGAAGAACAATATGAAGATACATTGCTAACATCTTTAGAAGAAGGTAATGGTGATGATGCATTTAAAGGTGACGCAACGGGTGAAATTGTCGAAGATGAAGCATCTGGTGTTCATAAACAAACTCTGGAGTCATTAAAAGCTGGTGAAAGATTGATGGAAGCACTAGATTTAGGTATCGCTGAAATTGAAGGCATGGAAATGTATAACAAGGACATGAAGTTGTGGCAACGCAAGAAGTTGGGTGAAGCGCCAATGAAACCACAAGGTAATTCTGTCTTGATTGCTGTAAAAAAGACGCCTGAACAATATATCATGGATACATTATCGAGGATAAGGGCGTCCCAGTTAGAAGACGCGTTGATGGTGATGCCCTTCTCGTACGtcttaaaatttttgagatTTACTGATGCCGtcatgaaaaataaaactttgTTGCATAATCACTTACCTTTAATTTGTaagaatttatttttcattatcaaatTCAATCACAAAGAATTGATctctcaaaaaaatgaagaactgAAATTGCAAATAAATAGAGTGAAGACCGAATTGAGAAACGCATTAAAATCTACCGAGGATGATTTAGGGTTTAATGTTCAAGGCCTGAAATTTATCAGACAACAGTGGAATCTAAAGCATAACTACGAATTTGTCGATGAATATGatcaacaagaaaaggataatTCTGGCGCAAGGAAgagagtttttgaaagagtaATATAA
- the USB1 gene encoding phosphoric diester hydrolase, whose protein sequence is MEFISADYSSSSSSNSSIDTDSESESGNQAEIQTGPTEKPRRQSEGCIDLPAIPESVISKYHITPNLQKYEQQDMNMTPFWRSFVYCEWRPTPEVRRELQQIIFKYTKTFTEKNSSDPYQLAELSPLFLSNLGAPKPLHISLTRSLLFESEEQRHIFIREIRHGLQNNKFAPFKLEVSPHPKLYISERANALYLGLPISERSSRTRLSSLKPIIENALQKSGIPNYQQLIVAPCSFHISIAIARYPSRATLQRYQQLNEIMGAIMLINNDLTYQPTVLINSIYCDENRQSTRIPFQ, encoded by the coding sequence ATGGAATTCATATCTGCAGATTACTcaagcagcagcagcagcaacagcagcatTGATACCGACAGCGAAAGTGAAAGTGGTAACCAAGCTGAAATACAAACTGGACCAACCGAGAAACCCAGAAGACAATCAGAAGGTTGCATTGATCTACCTGCAATTCCAGAATCTGTTATATCGAAGTACCATATCACGCCGAACTTGCAAAAATACGAACAGCAAGATATGAACATGACTCCTTTTTGGCGCTCGTTTGTATATTGTGAGTGGCGTCCGACCCCAGAGGTTCGTCGAGAACTCCAGCAAATCATATTCAAGTATACCAAGACATTTacggaaaaaaattccagTGATCCATACCAACTAGCGGAACTTAGTCCTCTGTTTCTCTCGAACTTGGGGGCACCCAAACCGTTACACATTTCCCTAACGCGGTCACTGCTGTTCGAATCAGAAGAACAACGACACATATTCATCCGGGAAATACGACACGGTTTGCagaataataaatttgCGCCATTTAAACTCGAGGTCAGCCCACATCCAAAGCTGTATATATCAGAGAGGGCCAACGCCTTGTATCTGGGACTCCCCATCTCCGAGCGCTCGAGTAGGACACGTCTTTCCTCACTTAAGCCCATAATAGAAAACGCACTTCAGAAATCAGGCATCCCCAACTACCAGCAACTCATCGTAGCCCCGTGCAGCTTCCACATCTCAATTGCCATAGCCAGGTACCCCTCCAGGGCCACACTACAACGCTATCAACAACTCAACGAAATCATGGGGGCAATCATGCTTATCAACAATGACCTCACATACCAACCAACTGTCTTGATCAACTCGATCTACTGTGATGAAAACCGTCAGTCAACAAgaattccttttcaatag
- the ZRT2 gene encoding low-affinity Zn(2+) transporter ZRT2 translates to MIDLLIRDDSTDSCQASNDYNGHSGLRILAVFIILISSGLGVYFPILSSRYSFIRLPDCCFFIAKFFGSGVIVATAFIHLLQPAAEALGNECLGGTFAEYPWAFGICLISLFLLFFTEIITHYFVAKTLGHDHGDHGEVTAIDVRVPSSEYTIRNSNSDTASFNNEAVYSIHNNKNSYTTKNEELVATSVKEKEPDMLKYDLEVGNTESIANEIVPSSSRMTNFASVPGKDHYSHENDHQDASQLGTQIEEEDKEQYINQMLAVFILEFGIIFHSVFVGLSLSVAGEEFETLFIVLTFHQMFEGLGLGTRVAETNWPDSKRYTPWLMGLAFTLTSPIAVAIGIGVRHSWIPGSRRALIANGIFDSISSGILIYTGLVELMAHEFLYSNQFKGPDGLKKMLSAYFIMCCGAALMALLGKWA, encoded by the coding sequence ATGATCGATCTACTGATAAGGGATGACTCTACAGATAGCTGCCAGGCATCCAATGACTACAATGGGCACAGTGGTCTCCGAATACTGGCGGTATTCATCATATTGATTTCGTCAGGACTGGGAGTGTATTTCCCAATCTTGTCATCGCGATATTCGTTCATAAGACTACCGGActgttgtttcttcatAGCGAAATTCTTCGGCTCTGGTGTCATTGTGGCCACGGCATTCATTCACCTTTTACAACCTGCAGCTGAGGCCCTGGGAAATGAATGTCTCGGCGGTACGTTTGCCGAATATCCATGGGCTTTTGGAATCTGCTTAATTTCGCTTTTCTTACTCTTTTTCACTGAAATAATTACACATTATTTTGTAGCAAAGACGCTCGGCCATGATCATGGAGATCATGGGGAAGTCACTGCTATTGATGTAAGGGTTCCCAGCTCTGAATATACCATCAGAAATTCGAACTCGGATACTGCATCTTTCAACAATGAAGCGGTTTACTCTATTCataacaacaaaaactCATACACAACCAAAAACGAAGAACTTGTCGCTACTTctgtaaaagaaaaggaaccAGATATGTTGAAATATGATCTGGAAGTCGGAAATACAGAGTCGATTGCGAATGAAATAGTTCCATCGAGCTCGCGTATGACAAATTTCGCATCTGTACCGGGGAAGGATCACTATTCTCATGAAAACGATCATCAAGATGCTTCTCAGTTGGGAACACAAATCGAGGAGGAGGATAAGGAGCAATACATAAATCAGATGCTGGCAGTTTTCATCCTTGAATTCGGTATCATCTTCCACTCTGTGTTCGTGGGTCTTTCCCTATCTGTCGCTGGTGAAGAATTTGAGactttatttattgttttaaCTTTCCATCAAATGTTTGAAGGTTTGGGTCTTGGAACAAGGGTCGCTGAGACAAACTGGCCTGACAGCAAAAGATATACACCTTGGCTAATGGGACTAGCCTTCACTCTGACGTCACCCATAGCAGTCGCAATAGGCATTGGTGTTAGACACTCTTGGATCCCTGGTTCTAGAAGAGCATTGATTGCCAACGGTATTTTCGATTCGATATCGTCGGGGATCTTAATTTATACTGGGTTGGTCGAACTAATGGCTCATGAATTTCTATATTCGAACCAGTTCAAAGGGCCCGATGGCCTAAAAAAGATGCTTAGCGCCTATTTCATCATGTGTTGCGGCGCTGCCTTGATGGCACTATTAGGGAAGTGGGCATAA
- the CKI1 gene encoding bifunctional choline kinase/ethanolamine kinase CKI1, giving the protein MVSESRRGSVKSYSVGYQARSRSSSQRRPSLTRQRSSQRLIRTISIGSDVTNVTDDDDLKAVNEGVADLELDISETTNKGQRITSATDAADNLGSVPSECIEIPFVEETLDASLPLDYLKQDILNLVQSLKISKWYNNKKIQPLAQDINLTKMSGAMTNAIFKVEYPNLPSLLLRIYGPNIDNIIDREYELQILARLSLRNIGPSLFGCFINGRFEQFLENSKTLTKDDIRNWKSSQRIARRMKELHVGVPLLSSERKNGSACWQKINQWLRTIENVQQWVGDPKNLDKSLLCEDWSKFKDIIQRYHKWLVVQEHGMDRVNKNLVFCHNDAQYGNLLFTAPVMDTSNLHSAPSSTSLSSHSSSLFPSDSNVIVDDIINPPKQEQSQDSKLVVIDFEYAGANPAAYDLANHLSEWMYDYNNAEAPHNCHSDKYPDKEQVLNFLYSYVSHLRGGAKEPIDEEVQRLYNSILQWRPTVQLFWSLWAILQSGELEEEEPHTVTAKEETGPNGNKYIIKTDPSPVEEDLVDNEDQPEAGVSIDTFDYMAYGRDKIAVFWGDLIGLGIITKEECEKFSSFKFLDTSYL; this is encoded by the coding sequence ATGGTTTCAGAATCGCGTCGAGGGAGTGTAAAAAGTTATTCGGTCGGCTATCAAGCAAGGTCTAGATCGAGTTCCCAGAGGAGACCTTCATTGACACGTCAACGCTCTTCTCAAAGGTTGATTAGGACTATTAGCATCGGGTCCGATGTTACTAATGTTActgacgatgatgatttgaagGCTGTCAATGAAGGAGTTGCAGACCTTGAATTAGATATTTCAGAAACTACAAATAAGGGACAAAGGATTACATCAGCAACAGACGCCGCAGACAATTTGGGCTCGGTTCCATCAGAATGTATTGAGATACCTTTTGTCGAGGAAACACTGGATGCAAGTTTACCGTTGGATTATTTAAAGCAAGACATATTAAATCTCGTTCAGAgcttgaaaatatcaaaatggtataacaacaagaaaattcaaCCATTGGCTCAGGATATAAACTTAACAAAGATGTCCGGTGCAATGACCAATGCAATCTTCAAAGTTGAATATCCTAATTTGCCGTCGCTACTATTGAGGATTTACGGTCCCAACATCGATAACATCATTGATAGAGAATATGAGTTGCAGATCCTAGCTAGACTTTCGTTGAGGAACATAGGTCCGTCACTTTTTGGCTGTTTTATAAACGGTAGATTTGAACAGTTTCTAGAAAACTCGAAGACCTTGACGAAGGATGACATCAGAAATTGGAAAAGCTCTCAAAGAATTGCAAGAAGAATGAAGGAGTTGCACGTAGGTGTACCTCTTCTGAGTtcagaaagaaagaacgGCTCTGCCTGTTGGCAAAAGATTAACCAATGGCTGCGCACAATCGAAAATGTCCAACAATGGGTGGGAGACCCCAAAAATCTTGACAAGTCTCTATTGTGCGAGGACTGGTCCAAGTTCAAAGATATTATTCAAAGATACCACAAATGGTTGGTCGTACAAGAACATGGCATGGACCGAGTCAACAAGAATTTGGTGTTTTGCCACAATGATGCGCAATACGGTAATTTGCTTTTTACCGCACCTGTGATGGACACATCAAATCTGCACTCGGCGCCTTCCTCCACGTCACTCTCGTCACATTCGAGTTCATTGTTCCCTTCAGATTCTAATGTCATCGTGGATGATATTATCAACCCGCCAAAGCAGGAACAAAGCCAAGATTCTAAACTGGTCgtcattgattttgaatatgCAGGCGCAAACCCAGCCGCATACGATCTAGCAAATCATCTCTCTGAGTGGATGTATGATTACAATAATGCAGAGGCTCCGCACAACTGCCATTCTGATAAATATCCCGATAAGGAGCAAGTCCTAAACTTCTTGTACTCTTATGTCTCCCATTTAAGGGGCGGAGCTAAGGAGCCCATTGATGAGGAAGTTCAAAGGCTCTACAACTCAATCCTGCAATGGAGACCCACGGTCCAATTGTTTTGGTCGCTCTGGGCCATCCTACAAAGCGGTGAGttggaagaggaagagcCTCACACTGTCACcgccaaagaagaaactggCCCCAATGGAAACAAATACATCATCAAGACGGATCCCAGCCCTGTGGAAGAGGATCTCGTGGATAACGAAGATCAGCCAGAGGCTGGTGTCAGCATCGACACGTTCGATTATATGGCTTATGGCCGCGACAAGATTGCGGTCTTTTGGGGTGACCTCATTGGTCTGGGCATAATCACCAAGGAAGAATGCGAAAAATTTagctctttcaaattcCTAGATACTAGCTATTTGTAA
- the DCN1 gene encoding NEDD8 ligase DCN1, with the protein MSSKTRQERESPEHEAIESFTLLTKCDPKVSRKYLQRNHWNVNYALNEYYDKEIGTFAEEVPIPAHPVIYPRELVQVFDQYANAALFDMDSLVKFIEDLGYNLEDLATLCLVHLLGYKKLEEPLKRELFLSAWFMQGCSTLPNMQRCVKGLDAKLHEDLQYFTEIYDYTFHLILDTNRKDVDTDEAIQYWTLLFQPEYPIHMESGLLEAWFRFLHDEGKRTVTKDAWHMLLQFFKQYPTIQSIIDDYDEAAAWPFIIDEFYEFLRD; encoded by the exons ATG AGTAGCAAAACAAGACAAGAACGAGAAAGCCCGGAACATGAGGCAATCGAATCATTCACCCTGCTCACCAAATGTGATCCTAAGGTGTCCAGAAAATACTTACAACGCAACCATTGGAATGTCAATTATGCACTGAATGAATACTATGATAAGGAAATAGGGACATTTGCAGAAGAGGTTCCGATCCCCGCCCATCCAGTGATATACCCAAGAGAATTGGTGCAGGTGTTTGATCAGTACGCCAATGCTGCCTTGTTTGATATGGACTCCTTAGtcaaattcattgaagacTTGGGCTACAATCTGGAAGATTTAGCGACTTTATGCTTAGTCCATTTACTAGGGTACAAGAAATTAGAAGAGCCCTTGAAACGAGAGCTTTTTCTGTCGGCGTGGTTCATGCAAGGATGCTCTACACTTCCAAACATGCAAAGGTGCGTCAAGGGACTTGATGCTAAGCTACACGAAGACTTGCAATACTTCACAGAGATCTACGACTATACCTTCCATTTAATCTTGGATACAAATCGCAAGGACGTAGACACGGACGAAGCAATTCAATATTGGACACTGCTTTTCCAGCCAGAATATCCAATACATATGGAATCAGGCCTTCTAGAGGCATGGTTCCGTTTCCTGCACGATGAAGGGAAGAGAACAGTAACGAAAGACGCATGGCATATGCTGctccaatttttcaaacaataCCCCACAATACAGTCAATCATTGATGACTACGATGAAGCTGCAGCCTGGCCTTTCATTATCGATGAGTTCTACGAATTCCTGCGGGACTAG
- the ACE2 gene encoding DNA-binding transcription factor ACE2, with product MDNIADPWYINPSGLVKGPQDGEFSQHNGNLNSNLHQSDSYPLNSEGAEGLDNLLGMDYYNIDDLLTQELRDLDIPIVPSPRTGDDPSDSKYMERSWNFAGDNNKPSHYSKKSMASHKRGPSGTAIFGFLGHNKTLSISSLQQSILNMSKDPQPMGLINEGDNHTSRHNNEDFTQIEEKDGENNHLSQVLLKQQEELRIALERQKEVNEKLEKQLRDNQLQQEKLRKVLEEQEEVAQKLVSRTANSNPKCESPVTLRTPAGQTNRTKDNAIIITTNSANGGYQFPPPTLISPPISNTSINGSPSRKYHRQRYPNKSPESNGLNLFSSNSAYLRTSELLSFSPPNYNLNMDGLSYNDNNNNNNNNNNNNNNNNDKRGNGSNNISQLFGKTSPGGLDVSSRIISSNLRSPFLLNTDKDRDDQYDSSTLTARTQLSPSHRKKESAISTVSTIPQLQDDTEPPHMRNTQSPTARNENNPLSSNMLPPIPGSSNNTPIKNSLPQKHLFQHTPIKIQNQTLPKIGHNLGPLLNAPDLTQHQLEIKTPIQNNSPNGDENYTRSRPFARGMNTSPTLDMSPPPPDEIIARTTPMKITKKPTTLPPGTIDQYVKELPDKLFECLYPNCSKVFKRRYNIRSHIQTHLQDRPYSCDFPSXDKAFVRNHDLIRHKISHNAKKYVCPCGKRFNREDALMVHRSRMICAGGKKLEHFISKKLTSPKRSVFGSPHETSPVKETIARDKDGSVIMRMEEQLRNDMREHGLLDPPPPSTAEYEQSPRLTPFNDRDEF from the coding sequence ATGGATAACATTGCAGATCCATGGTATATAAATCCTTCAGGCCTAGTGAAAGGCCCACAAGACGGAGAGTTTTCTCAACATAACGGTAACCTCAATTCCAACTTACACCAATCGGACAGTTATCCTTTGAATAGCGAAGGTGCTGAAGGCCTCGATAACCTCTTAGGTATGGACTACTATAACATCGACGACCTGTTGACTCAAGAATTGAGAGATTTGGACATTCCCATAGTGCCCTCCCCTAGGACAGGCGATGACCCTAGTGATAGCAAATATATGGAGAGGAGCTGGAATTTTGCTGGTGACAACAACAAACCTTCACACTACAGCAAGAAATCAATGGCTTCGCACAAGAGAGGTCCCAGTGGTACAGCAATATTTGGGTTCCTGGGTCATAATAAGACATTAAGTATATCTAGTTTACAGCAATCCATTTTGAACATGTCCAAAGACCCTCAACCCATGGGACTGATAAACGAAGGGGACAACCATACTTCAAGGCACAATAATGAGGATTTCACCCAGATAGAGGAAAAAGATGGTGAAAATAACCATTTAAGCCAGGTCTTGTTAAAACAGCAGGAAGAACTAAGAATTGCCCTAGAAAGACAAAAGGAAGTGAACGAAAAATTGGAGAAACAATTGAGGGATAATCAATtgcaacaagaaaaactacGAAAGGTACTGgaagagcaagaagaagtggCTCAGAAATTGGTATCTAGGACAGCAAATTCTAATCCCAAATGCGAATCACCAGTCACATTGAGGACGCCAGCGGGGCAAACCAACAGAACAAAGGACAACGCTATAATCATCACAACAAACTCGGCAAACGGTGGCTACCAATTCCCTCCACCGACGTTGATATCTCctccaatttcaaatacatCAATAAATGGTTCTCCATCTAGGAAGTACCACAGGCAGCGATATCCGAACAAAAGCCCCGAAAGCAATGGGCTTAACCTATTTTCCTCTAATAGTGCATACTTAAGAACGTCTGAACTGCTTTCATTTTCCCCTCCCAACTACAATCTCAATATGGACGGTTTGAGTTATAAtgacaacaacaacaacaacaacaacaacaacaacaataataacaacaataatgacAAGAGAGGTAACGGCAGTAACAATATATCCCagctttttggaaaaacttCCCCAGGCGGGCTCGATGTTTCTTCGCGGATAATCAGTAGCAATCTGAGGTCACCATTTCTCCTCAACACCGATAAAGACAGGGACGACCAATATGACAGTAGTACTTTGACGGCTAGAACACAACTTTCACCCAGCCATAGGAAAAAGGAATCGGCAATTTCTACAGTCTCTACCATTCCGCAACTACAAGATGATACAGAACCTCCTCATATGCGAAATACTCAAAGTCCGACGgcaagaaatgaaaataatcCACTATCATCAAATATGCTACCTCCAATTCCAGGGTCCAGCAATAACACTccaatcaaaaattctttacCACAGAAACATTTATTCCAACACACTCCCATCAAAATCCAAAATCAAACGTTACCAAAAATTGGCCATAACCTAGGCCCCCTTCTAAATGCACCAGACTTAACACAACATCAGCTGGAAATTAAGACGCCTATACAAAACAACAGCCCGAATGGGGACGAAAACTACACGCGATCCCGACCTTTCGCACGTGGTATGAACACTAGCCCTACCTTAGATATGTCACCTCCTCCACCAGACGAGATAATAGCCAGGACGACGCCTATGAAGATTACCAAAAAACCAACCACGCTGCCTCCGGGCACCATTGACCAATACGTCAAAGAGTTGCCCGACAAACTGTTCGAATGTCTGTATCCTAACTGTAGCAAAGTATTCAAACGTAGATACAACATCAGGTCACACATCCAAACTCATTTGCAGGATAGACCATACTCATGCGACTTCCCCAGTTKCGATAAGGCGTTTGTGCGAAATCATGATTTGATAAGACACAAAATATCGCATAATGCCAAGAAGTATGTTTGCCCCTGTGGTAAGAGATTCAACCGCGAAGATGCCCTGATGGTGCACAGAAGTCGTATGATTTGCGCAGGCGGTAAGAAGTTGGAACACTTCATTAGTAAGAAACTCACATCTCCCAAGAGGAGCGTATTTGGCAGCCCGCATGAGACCAGCCCCGTCAAAGAAACCATTGCCAGAGATAAAGATGGTAGCGTTATAATGAGGATGGAAGAACAGCTGCGAAACGACATGCGGGAACATGGGTTATTGGACCCGCCGCCGCCGTCCACGGCGGAGTACGAACAGAGTCCACGTCTCACACCCTTTAATGACAGGGACGAATTTTGA